DNA from Lentilitoribacter sp. Alg239-R112:
GCGCGCGTCGGAGAAGATGAATCCCGTATAGATTTTGATATGAGCGAGACCGTCGACAAAGTCGAGACAACAAAACAAATGATGAACCTAGTAAAAGAAAACCATACTATCTTCAATCAGTGGATTACCGAAGCTGAGCTTGATGCCAATCCAACATTGGTGAAATCCAAAAACGTTCGCCCTCCCCGTGGGTTAGGAGACATTCGGCTTGTCTGTATTGGCGAAGACTCAGCAATTGATAGCCAGCCATGCGGAGGAACACACGTAGCGGAAACGCAAGAAGTCGGAGACATTCACATTGGAAAAATTGAAAAAAAAGGTCGTGAAAATCGTCGATTCCGCATACGATTTGGCAAAATACCAAACTAAGGCAGAAATTATGACAGACCAACAGAACCCTTTTCTGAAATCATTCGAGTGGCTTGAAGAAAATTTGAGCGATAAAGACCTTCGTATCATCGATGCATCTTGGTTTTTGCCCGCTCAAAACAGAGATCCAATCGCAGAATTTGAAACTGCCCACATTCCAAACGCTATTTTCTTTGATCAAGATGAAATTGTCGATCCAGAATCAAACCTTCCACACCCACTCCCAGACCCAGATACATTCGCAAAAGCAGTCGGAAAATTAGGCATATCGGAAGAGAATGTAATTGTCGTCTATGATGCGATGGGAATGATTACAGCCCCTCGTATCTGGTGGATGTTTAAAATCATGGGAGCTCGATCTGTCTATGTGCTAGATGGAGGATTTGATGAATGGAAAGCAAAAGGCCTACCCATAAGTTCCGAAAAAAACCCGTCAAAACCATCAACTTTCACACCTTATTTTGACAAAGACGCAGTCTCTTCCATTGATGATGTATTGGCCGCTATTGGCGACGAGCAGATACAAATTCTTGACGCACGAGCCGCTGGCCGTTTTAACGGAAGCGAAGCCGAGCCCCGTGCAGGCATGCGCTCCGGACACATGCCAAGTGCCATAAACACACCAGTCTTATCACTATCAGAAAACGGAAAACTTAAATCTATCAGTGATTTAAAAGCGCTATTTGAATCTAAATCTGTAGCTTTTGACAAACAGGTTATAACGACATGTGGATCTGGAGTTACCGCTGCGGTCATTACTTTAGCGCTTAATTCCATCGGACATACGAATGTGCAACTTTATGACGGCTCCTGGTCTGAATGGGGCGGAAGAGACGATACGCCAATTGAGACAAGCACCGATGATGTTTGAATACAAACCAAAACCAATTGAAACCACCATAACGCACTTGCGTATGGATGAGCACACTTCGCATGCTCACACGCGACCATCCAATATAAATGCTGCATTAATGCGTGCTGAAAATCCACCTCTACATTTCTATCGCTACCTACAACACAGCGTGGGCGAACAACATGTATGGGTTGCGCGCTTGCGCATGACTGATGATGAACTATCCAAAATCATCCACGCAAAGACAACAGACATTGATGTGCTTTACATCGATGGTGTTCCGTCTGGCTTTTATGAAATTGATAGATCCAAGCCGGAGCTTGTTGACCTCGCTTACTTTGGATTGATGGAGCATGCAATTGGACGCGGCTTAGGAAAATGGTTTCTATCTCAAGCCATATCATCTGCGTGGGCGTCAGAGCCTGACGCAGTATCTGTTTGCACATGCACGCTCGATCATCCAGCAGCGCTTGGTCTTTATCAAAAACTGGGATTTAAGGCGATTGCTCAGCAGCATAGCAAGTATGCGCCGCTCTCCAAAAAGGAACGACTGGCAATCCTTAAATAAAAAAGCGCCGCCAATTTGGCGACGCTTTTCTCAATCTAAATTTCAGATCAACTATGCAACGTTGCGCACAGCTTCTTCTGATGGAAGCAAATCATAATTAAGTGCTTCAGCAACCGCCTGGTTAGTGATCTTGCCTTTGTGAGTGTTCAGACCTGCGCGTAAGTTAGCATCTTCGGCAAGAGCAGCTAGACCTTTATCTGCAAGGGCCAAACCATGTTGCAATGTTGCATTGTTAAGTGCATGTGCAGATGTGATAGGAACAGCGCCAGGCATATTCGCAACACAATAGTGCACAACATCATCAACCACGTAAGTTGGCTCTGAGTGTGTTGTTGCTTTTGAAGTCTCAAAGCACCCACCTTGGTCAATTGCAACATCAACAATAACAGCACCGTTTTTCATGCCGGACAACATCTCGCGTGTGACTAATTTAGGAGCCGCTGCACCTGGAATAAGAACCGCGCCAACAACGATATCAGCCGAGAAAACTTCATCTTCAAGAGAATCAATTGTTGAGAAACGTGTGTGAATTGCGCCATTGAAAATATCGTCAAGTTCACGAAGACGTGGAAGCGAACGATCCAAGATCGTTACGTCAGCACCTAAGCCAACAGCCATTTTTGCAGCATTCAAACCAACAACGCCACCGCCGATGATTGTAACCTTCGCAGGAAGAACACCCGGCACACCGCCAAGAAGAATACCACGACCACCATTTGCTTTTTGCAAGCCTGTAGCACCCGCTTGAATAGCCAAACGACCAGCAACTTCTGACATCGGCGCAAGCAACGGAAGACCACCACGATTGTCGGTCACAGTTTCATACGCTACAGCTGTACAACCACTGTCCAACAAGCCTTTTGTTTGCGCTGGATCTGGAGCAAGGTGAAGATATGTATAAAGCAACTGATCATCACGAAGTTGCGTATATTCAGATTCCTGAGGTTCCTTCACCTTAACGACCATATCGCTCTGTTCAAATATATCAGAAGCAGTAGCAACAATCTTCGCGCCCGCTGCCTGGTAAGCAGCGTCATCGGCGCTAATGCCAAGGCCAGCACCTGTTTCAACGATCACATCATGACCATGAGCTACATATTCACGAACAGAACTTGGTGTTAAGCCAACACGATATTCATGGTTTTTAATTTCTTTTGGGCAACCTACACGCATAACGTGATCTCCTCCGGGTTAAATTGAATTAGTCGGATTTAATCATTAATCGTTTGGTGAATCCTTGAAATTTGAATTGAAATTATCACGATTTTCGAATAATATTCGAATTTTTAACTTAATAACTAGGGAATATTCGAATGAACGATCTTGATACTGTGGATATCTCGATATTGAGAGTCCTCCAAAAAGATGGACGAATTTCCAACGCTGCACTTGCTGATGCTGTTAACCTTTCACCATCAGCATGTTCCCGTCGGGTAGATATACTTGAAAAAAAGGGAGCGATTAAAGGCTATCAAGCACGACTTTCCCATCGTGCATTAGGTCATAAGATGATGGTTATCGTTCATATCTCACTATCAGGTCAATTCACAAAAACTCTCAAAGAATTTGAATCTGCAGTAAAGCGTTGCCCGAATGTATTGGTTTGTTATCTTATGTCAGGAGAATATGACTATATATTGCGCGTAGCTGCCAAAGACCTTGAAGATTATGAATATATCCATCGGGACTGGTTATCTGCCCTGCCCCATGTTGTCAAAATCAACTCAAGTTTTGCCTTACGAGAAATCGTTGAAAGACCAAATGTAGGTCTTTCCTAGATCATTGTTGAAAAATTCGATCACCAAGTTGATCAATCATCTGCTTACCCTTGTGCATGGCGAATTCATCGGCTTGGTCTTTAGTCGGAAATAGATCAGCACGAATAAACTTATGTTCCAGCATTTCACCGTTCACTTCCTTCGTCACCGATCCGGCAAGGCGAAATTGTCCAGAGTCGGAAATAGGTTCGGCTGTGATAACAAACCCTTCGTACTCCTCTGTCGCCGCAGGAGCGTTAGCGCCGCTTGTATCGCCGCCAAATAATCGTTTTAAGAAACCAGCCATATCACTCACCTCAAACTGTCATGATTTTGTTACATTATTTTACAAGAAACTTCGCACACCCGCTAGCCCTTTTCAGGAGAATGTCATGCAAAGTCAAATAGCAGTTCGACGCGCTACTTTAACAGACCTTGATCAATTTGTACTATTACTTCAAACACTCAGTGCAGAAAAAGCGCTTTCAAATGCCAAACTTATGCAACAAAGGTGGGAAGAACTCTTAACCTTTAACGGATCAAGCGTTTTTGTCGCCGAACAAGAGGACCAACTATTATCGACCTGTACGCTTATAATTGTTCCAAATCTCACACGCAGCGGGCAACCATATGCCCAAATTGAAAACGTAGTAACATTAGAATGCGCGCGAAATCGGGGGTTTGCGCAAGCCACATTAAATGCAGCGCTTGAATATGCTTGGTCAAAAAACTGCTATAAGGTGATGTTACTTTCCGGAGGAACAAACAGTGAAGCACATCAATTATATAAGAAAATTGGCTTTACTTGCGATAAAATTGGCTTCCAAATCCGCCAGAATGTCTAATATCAATATTTCAATTTTACTTTTGGGACTACGTAAATTGAATGGTTATCAAATTAGTTGGAGTTTTTGATGCTGCGAACCTTTTTGTTAATTCTCTCCTTGGTTTTTGTTTGCCATCAGGCTTCTGCACAAAATCGGACAGATAGTGAATTCAGCACAGAACAGATTTTTTCGGTTGCAACAGGCGACTGGAACAATGACGAAACGCCAGATGCAGCCATGATCATGGTGACGAATGAACACCAATTTGATCTTCTGATCTATCAAAGTGACAAACAGCAAAGATTAAAACTACATTCGCATATGCCTGATTTTGTATGGGGGTCTGATGTAATGTATGGCCAAGAGCCATCTGTAATAGCGCTGAAAAATGGTTCGATAAACGTCACATCCCAAAATTCGGCTATTGGGCGAAACCGATGGGAACAAAACCTGACAATTGCCTATAGAGGCGGTGAATTTTTGGTCGCTGGTTTCTCCTACTCTTATTATGATACGCTTGATGTTGAAGCAAATGGTGGCTGCGATCTAAATCTGTTAACTGGCAGAGGCACAGTAGATGATTTGCCAATAAAACTTACTATCCCTGCCCCAACTGTAAAAGACTTCGCAAAATTCAATGATATATTGATCGAAACCTGTCTCAAGACCGAATGAACACGTGACCTAAAACAAAATCAGTGCGCTCATCGACCGTTAATTTGGGTACGAAGATCAATTCGTACCCAAATTGTTCATAGGTTTTGATCAAAAATTGAAATTCATTGACTGCTTCAGTGTAACCTTTTCGTCGTTCGTCATCCTCTTCATAAATCTCCAACCATGGCGGCACCAAAAAGACACGGCGTTGAAAACGCATTTGCTTTAAAAGGTTTGTAAGTTTCTCTGGAGTTGAAAGTTTTAACTGGCATAAATAAGCGTATAGATCGACAATTGAGCGATCAATAAAACTGATGTCTTCTGAATGTATTTGCATTCTCAGATCTTGCTCAACAAGTTCTGCAGCCAACAATGCAAACTTTTGAGGGTTCTTCCAAGGAAGTCCATCGCTATCTCTAGCTATTTCAGCTTTAACGATCCGCCGACCGGCTTCTTCAATAACGGGAAACCCGCGAACCTCCATCCCCTTTAGGAGAGCAGATTTTCCGCCACCAGAACAGCCTGATAAAATAAATGGCAACATATGCCACACCTATAGTGATTAGATGATCGCTAGATCTCAATCAGAAGACCATCTCTTAATGTCACACAGCGATCCATACTTCTTGCCAATTCATGATTATGAGTGGCAACCATTGCTGAAAGGCCAGATTGCTTTACCAGCGCTTCGAGCGCCTCAAAAACATATGATGCTGTTTCCGGGTCAAGATTTCCGGTTGGCTCGTCGGCCAGAAGCACGCTTGGCGCATTCGCCACCGCACGCGCAATGGCAACACGTTGCTGCTCACCACCAGACAGCTCCGAAGGCCTATGGGTAATACGATGCCCAAGCTTAAGATAACCAAGTAATTCGACAGCGCGTTGCTCCGCCTCAGATTTATCTAACCCATTTATAAGTTGGGGAATAACCACATTTTCAGCTGCGGTAAATTCCGGAAGAAGGTGATGGAACTGATATACAAATCCTATACTGTCACCTCTAACTTCTGTACGCCTCTCGTCACTCAGCTCACCACATGAAGTGCCATCGATTATGATATCACCTTCATCGGCCCGCTCAAGCAATCCAGCAAGATGTAACAAAGTGGACTTTCCTGCACCCGAAGGGGCAATCAACGCAACCGTCTCGCCACGGTAGAGTTTAAAATCCACACCATTGAGAATATCGAGCGTTTCCTCGCCTTGTTGATAACGACGCTTTACGCCAATCATTTGCATAGCAAGGTTCTCAGCATTTCCTGATACGGAATTGTTTTCTGCTATTTGGCTTAATTCATTCATGAGTAATTACTCGTATCGCAAGGCTTGAACTGGATCAATTTTTGATGCGCGCCAGGCCGGAATCAGAGTCGCCAAAAATGTCAATACAAACGCCATGATAATAATTGAAACCGTCTCGCTAACATCCATATCGGCTGGCAACTGGCTTAAAAAATATAGTTCCGGATCAAACACTGTTGTTCCAGATAACCACGAAAAGAACTGACGGATATTCTCGACATTTAGACAAACCAATACGCCAAGCGCCACGCCTGCACCTGTTCCAGCAACGCCAATTGCTGAACCTGTCATAAAGAAAATGCGCATGACGGAACTTGAAGTTGCACCCATTGTCCGCAAGATCGCAATATCCCTTCCCTTGTCTTTCACCAACATAATAAGGCCCGAAATAATATTTAGAGCGGCGACGAGTATGATCAATGTGAGGATCATAAACATAACATTACGTTCAACTTCAAGTGCCGAGAAAAACGTACGATTGCGTTGCTGCCAATCTGTTATGAATATTTGACGTTCAACAGATGCTTCAATAGGTTGGCGATAATCATCAACCTTGTCTGGATCATCAATAAATACCTCAATTGACTGAACTTCATCATCTGAATTGAAATAAACCTGAGCTTCTTTCAGCGGCATATAAATAATCGATGAATCATATTCAGACATTCCGATCTCAAACACGCCAGAAATGGGATAAGCTTTTACCCGTGGCGTAACACCAAAAGGCGTTACATCTCCTTCCGGTGAAACAAGTGTTATATCATCACCTACAATAAGCCCAAGAGATTCAGCCATACGCGAGCCAATGAGAACACCATCTCCAGCGGCAAAACTGACTAAATCACCGGCAATTATATTTTTAGAGACCCAATCAAGGCGCGTAAGATCATCCATACTCACACCGCGAACCAATGCACCGCCACCTGCTCCGCCGTTGCCTGAAGCCAATGTCTGGCCTTCAACAGTAGGGATTGCCAT
Protein-coding regions in this window:
- the sseA gene encoding 3-mercaptopyruvate sulfurtransferase yields the protein MTDQQNPFLKSFEWLEENLSDKDLRIIDASWFLPAQNRDPIAEFETAHIPNAIFFDQDEIVDPESNLPHPLPDPDTFAKAVGKLGISEENVIVVYDAMGMITAPRIWWMFKIMGARSVYVLDGGFDEWKAKGLPISSEKNPSKPSTFTPYFDKDAVSSIDDVLAAIGDEQIQILDARAAGRFNGSEAEPRAGMRSGHMPSAINTPVLSLSENGKLKSISDLKALFESKSVAFDKQVITTCGSGVTAAVITLALNSIGHTNVQLYDGSWSEWGGRDDTPIETSTDDV
- a CDS encoding GNAT family N-acetyltransferase, with the translated sequence MQSQIAVRRATLTDLDQFVLLLQTLSAEKALSNAKLMQQRWEELLTFNGSSVFVAEQEDQLLSTCTLIIVPNLTRSGQPYAQIENVVTLECARNRGFAQATLNAALEYAWSKNCYKVMLLSGGTNSEAHQLYKKIGFTCDKIGFQIRQNV
- the ald gene encoding alanine dehydrogenase, with translation MRVGCPKEIKNHEYRVGLTPSSVREYVAHGHDVIVETGAGLGISADDAAYQAAGAKIVATASDIFEQSDMVVKVKEPQESEYTQLRDDQLLYTYLHLAPDPAQTKGLLDSGCTAVAYETVTDNRGGLPLLAPMSEVAGRLAIQAGATGLQKANGGRGILLGGVPGVLPAKVTIIGGGVVGLNAAKMAVGLGADVTILDRSLPRLRELDDIFNGAIHTRFSTIDSLEDEVFSADIVVGAVLIPGAAAPKLVTREMLSGMKNGAVIVDVAIDQGGCFETSKATTHSEPTYVVDDVVHYCVANMPGAVPITSAHALNNATLQHGLALADKGLAALAEDANLRAGLNTHKGKITNQAVAEALNYDLLPSEEAVRNVA
- a CDS encoding Lrp/AsnC family transcriptional regulator yields the protein MNDLDTVDISILRVLQKDGRISNAALADAVNLSPSACSRRVDILEKKGAIKGYQARLSHRALGHKMMVIVHISLSGQFTKTLKEFESAVKRCPNVLVCYLMSGEYDYILRVAAKDLEDYEYIHRDWLSALPHVVKINSSFALREIVERPNVGLS
- a CDS encoding ABC transporter ATP-binding protein; protein product: MNELSQIAENNSVSGNAENLAMQMIGVKRRYQQGEETLDILNGVDFKLYRGETVALIAPSGAGKSTLLHLAGLLERADEGDIIIDGTSCGELSDERRTEVRGDSIGFVYQFHHLLPEFTAAENVVIPQLINGLDKSEAEQRAVELLGYLKLGHRITHRPSELSGGEQQRVAIARAVANAPSVLLADEPTGNLDPETASYVFEALEALVKQSGLSAMVATHNHELARSMDRCVTLRDGLLIEI
- a CDS encoding GNAT family N-acetyltransferase, which codes for MMFEYKPKPIETTITHLRMDEHTSHAHTRPSNINAALMRAENPPLHFYRYLQHSVGEQHVWVARLRMTDDELSKIIHAKTTDIDVLYIDGVPSGFYEIDRSKPELVDLAYFGLMEHAIGRGLGKWFLSQAISSAWASEPDAVSVCTCTLDHPAALGLYQKLGFKAIAQQHSKYAPLSKKERLAILK
- a CDS encoding alanyl-tRNA editing protein, translated to MTETLFRQDAYLSACEAHVIDVDPRRGVILDKTCFYATSGGQPGDIGFLEREDGSKIEISDTIHGETKDIILHIVADGSALPEKGEKLVLHIDWQRRYKLMRMHTACHLLSVICPFPITGARVGEDESRIDFDMSETVDKVETTKQMMNLVKENHTIFNQWITEAELDANPTLVKSKNVRPPRGLGDIRLVCIGEDSAIDSQPCGGTHVAETQEVGDIHIGKIEKKGRENRRFRIRFGKIPN
- a CDS encoding AAA family ATPase — translated: MLPFILSGCSGGGKSALLKGMEVRGFPVIEEAGRRIVKAEIARDSDGLPWKNPQKFALLAAELVEQDLRMQIHSEDISFIDRSIVDLYAYLCQLKLSTPEKLTNLLKQMRFQRRVFLVPPWLEIYEEDDERRKGYTEAVNEFQFLIKTYEQFGYELIFVPKLTVDERTDFVLGHVFIRS
- a CDS encoding lipoprotein-releasing ABC transporter permease subunit codes for the protein MNTSEKAKPFGVFERLVAWRYLRSRRKETVVSVIAGFSFAGIMLGVATLIIVMAVMNGFRAELINRILGINGHMIVQPIDAPLNDYLDLAKRIEAVTGVQMAIPTVEGQTLASGNGGAGGGALVRGVSMDDLTRLDWVSKNIIAGDLVSFAAGDGVLIGSRMAESLGLIVGDDITLVSPEGDVTPFGVTPRVKAYPISGVFEIGMSEYDSSIIYMPLKEAQVYFNSDDEVQSIEVFIDDPDKVDDYRQPIEASVERQIFITDWQQRNRTFFSALEVERNVMFMILTLIILVAALNIISGLIMLVKDKGRDIAILRTMGATSSSVMRIFFMTGSAIGVAGTGAGVALGVLVCLNVENIRQFFSWLSGTTVFDPELYFLSQLPADMDVSETVSIIIMAFVLTFLATLIPAWRASKIDPVQALRYE
- a CDS encoding HlyU family transcriptional regulator, coding for MAGFLKRLFGGDTSGANAPAATEEYEGFVITAEPISDSGQFRLAGSVTKEVNGEMLEHKFIRADLFPTKDQADEFAMHKGKQMIDQLGDRIFQQ